Below is a genomic region from Mucilaginibacter auburnensis.
TATGTAAAAAATCAGATTTCTCTGAAAGCTTTCTTGATAATTATAGAAAAACACTACAGTACGTTTATAACCCCAAAAACAAGGAGAAGTTAAAGAAGATGATGGATGATAAGCTAAATAACTGGATGGCTTACAAGATCAATCAATATAAGGCAAATGAAGATGTGCTAAAGAAATATGTTAGTCATTTAGAAGAGCCTGCTTACATGGATAGTATTTATTTGAAAGCGTGGGAATGGCTGCCAAAGAAACTTCATACCAAAAGCCCGAATACACAAATATTTATAGTAGCAATTGATAACGACGCACTGGTAGATCAAGGCCGCATAGTATTTACACTGTGGAGCGTATACAATCAGGATAAATTAAAATACGGTATTCTGGGCGCGCATGAAATGCACCACGTGCTAAGAAAACCAATTGACTTTAAGGTTGAACCATCTGAAGAAGGCATTTTTTATCTGCTCCAAACAATATTAAATGAGGGTAGTGCAGATATGATAGACAAAAAATATTCTTTTGAAAAAGCGGATGACGTTGTATATGAATATCATTTTGATGAACTCCTGCTAACTAAGCCCGACAGCATAATCAGGGTGATTGATACTGCAATTCAGGAAATGGCCGGAACCAAAGGGCAGAAATATCCAACTGTAAAACAGTTTCGAAATTTAATGAATTATAGCAGTGGTCATAATCCCGGATATTACATGGCTGATATTATTGTAAGGAATGGGTATCGAAAAGAACTTATCAAGCATATTCAGAACCCGTTCCAATTTATAATTCTGTATAATGCATCTGCTAAAAGAGATAAACTGCACCCACCTGTATTCTCTGACACTACTATAGATTACATTAAACAATTACAAAAGAAATACTGGAAAAATGGTAAAAAAAGGTTGAGCTAAATTATATATCTATCACATAATCAAACCACCTAATGACAATTGACCATCCCTGCGCCCTTGTTGGTGTTCGGACCATCGCCGTTGTTGTGTCTTATGACCAACAACATAAGCGTATGGGAGGATGAGGCCGATTAGCCAATCTACTAATGACTAATGACTACTGCCCAACCTACTTCACACTCCGTTTCTGCACAATATAAAAGCCCGCTATAAAAACCACGGCAGATATGGCTAAACTGATGTATACATCCTGCGTAAAAACGTCTACCACAATTTGATTTGGCGGTAGGTTAGATCTGCGCGGAAACATGCTTTCATACGCCAGTAAAGGGTGCGCATAAGGCAGCGTATAAGCATAGTCCCATTTTTTTTGTACAGCTATAACCGAAGTAACAAACAATAAAAAGCCAAGGCCCATCGGCTTTAAAAAGTCGCTCCATATCAGGCTGAATAAAAACTGGACTGACAGTATGCCTAATGCTGAAAGGAAAAATTTAAAGTAGATCTGGAACAGCACCCATTCCATGTGGTATTCGGTAAATTTAAGCTCGGGCACTATTAAACCCAGCAAATTGCCAAAAGTGACGGTAAATACCACAAACAGCATCATGCTGATAAAAACAAGATTTAAGCCATAAAAAAACTTCGCGGAGTATACTGCCCATTTACCAATAGGTAAACTGAACAAGGTTTTCCAGGTATCGGCTTTATGTTCAATATTATTTACGGAGTACGCAATAAATATCACAAACATGGGCAACAACAAAATGCCCATCACGCTAATGGTACCGCCTGCTAAACGCATCCACGATATCATGCCCGGCACGCCCTTTAACTCGTTACTTTTTACATAGTAACCAATAGCTGTGATAAGGATGAGCGCAAAGGGTAATAATATAGCGGCCCAAAAACCTAAGGTTTTGCGGCTTTTGTAAAACTCAGACCGTAGCGATAATATAAATCCTTTCATACTGCCTGATTTTGTGTGATGCTTAAAAATAAATTTTCCAGGTCTTTTTGCACCTTGTAAATACTGTAAACCAAAATATTATTGCTGTTAAGCAGGGCATTTACCTCGCCTGCATCTTCTTTGGATGTAAAGGCTATGGTTAAGTGATCATCATTCACCTCCTGCACCAGGCAGCCATTGCGGGTAAGCAGGTTAGCGGCGTCAACCGTGTTATTGGTCTCAATACGCAGCATGGGTTGGCTCAGGGTTTCAAGCGATCTTATCTCGCCCTGAAACAACATCTCACCTTTGTTAATTATGCCTACATGGGTAGCCATGCGCTCCACCTCGGCCAATAAGTGGCTGGATATAAAAACTGTTGTGCCCTGCTCTCTGGTAAGACGTTTTAGCAGTTCGCGTATTTCAATAATACCGTTGGGGTCCAAGCCGTTGGTGGGTTCGTCTAAAATAAGCAGTTTGGGGTCGGCCAGCAGTGCCAGACCAATACCCAAACGTTGCTTCATACCTAATGAATAATTGCCTGCCTTTTTGTTAGCGGCATGGGTAAGCTGAACCAGCTCCAATATCTGGTCAACTTTACTTTTATTAACTTGTAGAAGCAGTGCGCGGTTAATTAAGTTCTCTCTGCCGGTTAAATGCGCGTAAATGGCAGGCTGCTCAATTAATGAGCCTATTTGCGAGAGTATTTTATTGCGGTTAGTTGCAAAATCTAACCCGAATATTTTGATGTTTCCTTGCTGATGCTGAAGCAGATTAAGCAGAATTTTAATGGTAGTGGTTTTCCCGGCGCCATTGGGCCCGAGAAAACCATATATACTTCCTTGCGGAACTTGAAGAGATAAGGAGTTGACAACGGTTTGACTGCCGAACTTAAATGTTAAGCCGGTAGTTTCAATTACCATACGTTGTCTTTTTTAACCGATGCAACAGTTTTAATAAAACCTACACCTTTTGCAAACAATGAGGTAGCTTTTACTGCTGAAGCAGCAAGGCTGTCATTTTGCTTTTTTTGTTCAAACTGGTAGCTTACACCCATTATTAAGGCGAAAACCAATGGTGCCAGTAACAGTACAAAAGGATTGGTGTTGTTGATTAACTTTTTCATTGCGATTGATTTTATGATACAAAGAAATACCAAAAAATCAACCTGCTGAAATCATTTAGACCAACTGTTTTTATTTATAGATGAACGCCTAATATAATAGTTGTGGGAGTTGGTCGATAATAAAAGCCAGTTCATCGATAAAAACCATGGCTGTATATAAATACCACGGCCTGTAAAATCAAAATAATTAATTTGGGGATGTGAAAAAAGGCTTACAAATATTCTGGCACATATTTATCTGGCTTAGCCTTATCTCGTTTTTTTTGTTTTTGGTGCGTAATAACGCCCGGTTCACCACGCAGGGCATACTGGTTATTTTTGGTTTATACGGCCTTATCAACATTAGTTTATTTTACCTCAATTACCTGGTACTTATACCGCGCTTTTTAAATAAGAAGCAATATGCGCTTTATGCTGCCACAGTATTGGTCATCATAATAGGTTATGGTTTTGCCAAATATGGTGTGGGTTTAATTTTTCCTAATGATGTGTTGATGCGCAGCAGCCATGAGCCCATTACCTTTGGTTCATACTTCGTAAGCACCCTTTTAAGCAGCTCTATTTTTATTTTTTTGAGTGTGGTGCTGAAGTTCAGCATTGACTGGTTTTTGAATGAACGTATACAGCGCGACCTGGAAAATCAGCGCCTTACTGCCGAGCTGGCTTTTCTAAAATCGCAGATCAACCCGCATTTCCTGTTCAACTCTTTAAACAGTATCTATTCGCTGGCCTATCAGCACTCAGAGAACACGCCCGGAGCCATATTGAAGCTATCGGAAATTATGCGCTACATGCTTTATGAATCCAACGATAATAAAGTGGCGCTGGAGAAGGAACTGCAATACCTGCAAAACTATATTGACCTGCAAAAGATACGTTTTGGCGATAAGGCGTTTATTGATTTCAAAATTCAGGGCGAGGTGGGGGATCAGCGCATTGTGCCCCTGCTGCTTATTGCCTTTATTGAAAACGCTTTTAAACATGGTGTGGCTAATGATGCAGCTTCGGCCATTAAGCTGCTCATTAATATTGAAGACAGCCGCTTATACTTCTACATTAAAAATAAAAAGCACGCCAACAACCGCGATGCAGCCGGTGGTATTGGTTTAGGTAATGTTAAACGACGGCTTGACCTGCTTTATCCAGGTAAATATAATTTAGAGATACGCGACGAAATTGATAGTTACACTTGCGAATTATCCTTAGTTTTATAGCATGATACGATGTTTGGTAGTTGACGATGAGCCTTTGGCGTTGAACATTCTGGAAGATTACATCTCCAAAGTTCCTTTCCTTGAGCTGGTTAAGGCCACCACTAATCCTATTGAGGCTTTAACCAAAGTGCAGGATGGTAACATTGACCTTGTTTTTTTAGATGTGCAAATGCCGGAGCTAACGGGCATTCAGTTCCTCAAAATAGCCAACGGCAAAACCAAGGTTATTTTAACAACGGCCTATCCGCAATATGCTTTAGAAGGCTACGAACTTGACGTGGTTGATTACTTGCTAAAGCCTATAGCGTTCGATCGTTTTTATAAAGCCGCCCAAAAGGCACAGGGCATTATCAAACCGGCGCTTAGCGCACCTGCCGAGCAAACCCCGCATGTGCAACAGCAACAGCAGGACTTTATGAGCGATTTTATTTTTGTTAAAAGCGAACATAAAATACAAAAGGTATACCTCCACGACATTTTGTTTATTGAAGGCCTGAAAGATTATATTTCCATTTTTACAGACGGCGAGCGGATCATAACGCTCCAAAACATGAAAAAGATGGAAGACACCCTGCCCGAAAAGCATTTTATCAGGGTGCATAAATCATACATAGTAGCCCTCAATAAAATTGACAGTATTGAGCGCAGTCGCATCCGCATAGGAGACAAAATTATCCCCATCGGCGATACTTACCGGGATGACTTTTTTAAGATAATTGACGGGAAGAATGTGTGAAATTATAATATGAAAAATTTTACCATACTTATAACCTTATTTATTTCCTGGAAACTAAGTTATTCTCAAACAACTAACTTGGAATTAGCATTAGACGGAAAGAAAGCAGCTTACTACATAGCGCTTGAAAATAAATTAGGGAGCGAAGAATACAAAGATAACTCTACATATTATTCTGGAAATAATACAGCTCAGCCTCGAATATTTATGCGTAAGCAACAAGATATTCCGAATCTTTTGGTTTATTATACTTTTTTAAAAACGGACTCAACAGTATCTGAAATATTATATGAGTGGGATGTAAGCAATTTTGATAAAAAAGATAATAATCAACAAACATTAGAATTTGAAAAGAAACTGATAGATCAATACAACCTGCTAACTAAACTTATATCGTCCAAATATGGAGAAGCAGATACTAACGGTAGTTTAAACGATTTGTCATTGATTAACTCAAGAATAGGGCTTAGGCGTACAGATATCTGGAAGCCTGATAATCGTTTCCAAGTTCGGTCATACGTAACAATTTCTAATTTTTATAACCAAAGTGCCTTTACGACATTAAACCCAACTCATAGAATAAGGATATATGTCGAATTGACAAAAAACTAAGCTGCCAATTCAATCTCTAACCCCTAAAAAATAGCTTGCGCAATACGCTTTGTAGGGCCAGGGTTACCCATAGTGTAAAAGTGCATAACCGGTGCACCAAATTTCATCAGCTCTTTACATTGGTTGATCATCCATTCAATGCCTACCTCTTTCACGTCAGCTTCTGATTTGCAGGCGTGCACTGCATCGCTTAGCTCATCAGGGATATCTATGTGGAATATTTTAGGCAAATTAATTAACTGCTTTGACGAGGTAATTGGCTTTAACCCTGGAATGATTGGCACGTTGATACCATTTTCACGGCATTGTTTTACAAACTCCATGTACTTACTGTTATCATAAAACATTTGGGTAACGATGAAGTCGGCGCCGGCATCGATTTTTTGTTTTAAGTATTTAAAGTCTGTTTTAAGGTTGGGGGCTTCAAAATGTTTCTCGGGATAACCGGCCACACCTATACAGAAATCAGATTTAACCGCTTCATGGTCTTCGTGCAGATATTTGCCGTTATTCATATTCACTACCTGCTCCAGTAACTCATTGGCATAGCAATGCCCGCCCTGTGTAGGCACAAATGAAGATTCGGTTTTACGGGCATCGCCACGTAGCACCAAAACGTTTTCTATACCTAAAAACTGCAGATCGATCAAAGCGTATTCAGTTTCTTCTTTGGTAAAACCGCCGCAAATTAAATGCGGCACAGCATCAACGCCATACTTGTTCATAATAGCGGCGCAAACAGCCACGGTGCCGGGGCGCTTGCGGTAGCTCACCTTCTCCAGCAAGCCATTAGCATGCTCCTTATAAACATATTCCTCGCGCGATGAGGTAACATCAATAAACGGCGGATTAAATTCCATTAAAGGGTCAATAGCATTGAAAATGCCCTGAATGCCCTGCCCTTTCATGGGCGGTAATAGTTCAAATGAGAATAAGGTTTTGCCGTTGGCTTTTGCTATGTGGTCTGTTATCTTCATGCCCCCTAACCCCCTAAAGGGGGAATTTGGTTTAATGGTTCAATATTAATATAATTTCTTCTAACTCTCCTACCCCTTCAGGGGGCCGGGGGTTAATAATTCAGGTTCGGCCCTAACCAGCGTTCAACCGTTTCTACGCTCATCACTTTACGTTTGGCGTAGTCTTCAATTTGGTCTTTGCTGATCTTGTTCAAACCAAAGTAGCGCGATTGCGGATGTGAGAAATAAAACCCGCTTACGGATGCCGCCGGCATCATGGCCAAACTTTCGGTAAGGTGCATGTGTGCGTTGTCTTCAGCTTTAAGCAAATTAAACAAGGTGATCTTCTCGGTATGCTCCGGACAAGCAGGGTAACCCGGCGCCGGACGAATACCTACATATTCCTCTTTTATCAGGTCCTGATTGCTTAAAGTTTCGTCCTTAGCGTAACCCCAGTACTCTTTACGTACCAGCTCGTGCATTTTTTCGGCAAAAGCTTCGGCTAACCTGTCGGCTATTGCTTTGGCCATAATGCTGTTATAATCGTCGTGATCTTTTTCGTATTTGGCCACCAGTTCATCGCACCCTAACCCGGTTGTCACGGCAAAGCCGCCGAAATAATCGGGCACGCCACTTTCCTTTGTTGCTATAAAATCTGATAAAGCATAATAAGGTTCGCCCTGCGGTTTTTCGGCTTGCTGGCGGAGGGTATGTATGCGAGATAATACCTGCGTGCGGGTTTCATCGGTATACAATTCAATATCATCGCCTACTGCATTGGCAGGCCAGAAACCTATTACACCGTTTGCCTGCAACAGGTTTTCATCAACTACCTGCTTCAACATCGCCTGGGCATCGTCAAATAGTTTTTTGGCTTCGTCGCCAACAAACTTATCTTCA
It encodes:
- a CDS encoding ABC transporter ATP-binding protein; protein product: MVIETTGLTFKFGSQTVVNSLSLQVPQGSIYGFLGPNGAGKTTTIKILLNLLQHQQGNIKIFGLDFATNRNKILSQIGSLIEQPAIYAHLTGRENLINRALLLQVNKSKVDQILELVQLTHAANKKAGNYSLGMKQRLGIGLALLADPKLLILDEPTNGLDPNGIIEIRELLKRLTREQGTTVFISSHLLAEVERMATHVGIINKGEMLFQGEIRSLETLSQPMLRIETNNTVDAANLLTRNGCLVQEVNDDHLTIAFTSKEDAGEVNALLNSNNILVYSIYKVQKDLENLFLSITQNQAV
- a CDS encoding LytR/AlgR family response regulator transcription factor, which produces MIRCLVVDDEPLALNILEDYISKVPFLELVKATTNPIEALTKVQDGNIDLVFLDVQMPELTGIQFLKIANGKTKVILTTAYPQYALEGYELDVVDYLLKPIAFDRFYKAAQKAQGIIKPALSAPAEQTPHVQQQQQDFMSDFIFVKSEHKIQKVYLHDILFIEGLKDYISIFTDGERIITLQNMKKMEDTLPEKHFIRVHKSYIVALNKIDSIERSRIRIGDKIIPIGDTYRDDFFKIIDGKNV
- the metF gene encoding methylenetetrahydrofolate reductase [NAD(P)H] → MKITDHIAKANGKTLFSFELLPPMKGQGIQGIFNAIDPLMEFNPPFIDVTSSREEYVYKEHANGLLEKVSYRKRPGTVAVCAAIMNKYGVDAVPHLICGGFTKEETEYALIDLQFLGIENVLVLRGDARKTESSFVPTQGGHCYANELLEQVVNMNNGKYLHEDHEAVKSDFCIGVAGYPEKHFEAPNLKTDFKYLKQKIDAGADFIVTQMFYDNSKYMEFVKQCRENGINVPIIPGLKPITSSKQLINLPKIFHIDIPDELSDAVHACKSEADVKEVGIEWMINQCKELMKFGAPVMHFYTMGNPGPTKRIAQAIF
- a CDS encoding sensor histidine kinase — its product is MKKGLQIFWHIFIWLSLISFFLFLVRNNARFTTQGILVIFGLYGLINISLFYLNYLVLIPRFLNKKQYALYAATVLVIIIGYGFAKYGVGLIFPNDVLMRSSHEPITFGSYFVSTLLSSSIFIFLSVVLKFSIDWFLNERIQRDLENQRLTAELAFLKSQINPHFLFNSLNSIYSLAYQHSENTPGAILKLSEIMRYMLYESNDNKVALEKELQYLQNYIDLQKIRFGDKAFIDFKIQGEVGDQRIVPLLLIAFIENAFKHGVANDAASAIKLLINIEDSRLYFYIKNKKHANNRDAAGGIGLGNVKRRLDLLYPGKYNLEIRDEIDSYTCELSLVL
- a CDS encoding ABC transporter permease, whose protein sequence is MKGFILSLRSEFYKSRKTLGFWAAILLPFALILITAIGYYVKSNELKGVPGMISWMRLAGGTISVMGILLLPMFVIFIAYSVNNIEHKADTWKTLFSLPIGKWAVYSAKFFYGLNLVFISMMLFVVFTVTFGNLLGLIVPELKFTEYHMEWVLFQIYFKFFLSALGILSVQFLFSLIWSDFLKPMGLGFLLFVTSVIAVQKKWDYAYTLPYAHPLLAYESMFPRRSNLPPNQIVVDVFTQDVYISLAISAVVFIAGFYIVQKRSVK